In Persephonella sp. IF05-L8, the following are encoded in one genomic region:
- a CDS encoding ParA family protein gives MGKIMGLVNQKGGAGKSSLTNAISHELARRGYKVLVVDYDPQGTQTMLFGFNRLSEFVNTEHDITNIFENEGVIPVNVKENLDLIPSNQGLREEAESGRMGKELVLANFLKGGFGKKGIAEEYDFVLIDSPADSGALTVGTVAASDYILVPTRLTFVDSTGLVGTLQTVIQAVMTFRLDLSILGFIPVAYKPRLREHNDVLASLKKTIPEILEKYDFIKTASDELFFEPIKDRIAWAEAAGKRVSIRDYIEKEKRAQKDIILTVENITDEIIRRIHLPETVMV, from the coding sequence ATGGGTAAAATTATGGGTCTTGTTAATCAAAAAGGTGGAGCAGGTAAAAGCAGTCTTACTAATGCAATCTCTCATGAACTTGCCAGAAGAGGGTACAAAGTTCTGGTTGTGGATTACGACCCTCAGGGAACACAAACTATGCTTTTTGGATTTAACAGGCTTTCTGAATTTGTAAACACAGAGCACGACATCACAAACATTTTTGAAAATGAAGGTGTAATCCCTGTTAATGTAAAAGAAAACCTTGACCTTATCCCCTCAAATCAAGGTCTTAGAGAAGAGGCAGAAAGTGGAAGAATGGGAAAAGAGCTTGTCCTGGCCAATTTCCTGAAAGGTGGTTTTGGCAAAAAGGGCATAGCAGAGGAATATGATTTTGTTCTAATAGATTCCCCTGCCGATAGCGGAGCGTTAACCGTTGGGACTGTAGCTGCCAGTGATTATATCCTTGTTCCGACCAGATTGACCTTTGTTGATTCTACCGGGTTGGTAGGAACACTTCAGACCGTCATACAGGCAGTAATGACCTTTAGGCTTGATTTGTCTATACTTGGATTTATTCCTGTGGCATATAAGCCAAGACTTAGAGAACATAATGATGTCCTTGCTTCCTTAAAGAAAACCATTCCTGAAATACTTGAAAAATATGATTTTATAAAAACTGCTTCTGATGAATTATTCTTTGAACCTATCAAAGACAGAATTGCCTGGGCAGAAGCAGCAGGGAAAAGAGTTTCAATCAGAGATTACATAGAAAAAGAAAAAAGAGCCCAAAAGGATATTATCCTTACCGTTGAAAATATCACAGATGAAATTATTAGAAGAATTCATCTGCCTGAAACTGTAATGGTATAA
- a CDS encoding multiheme c-type cytochrome, producing the protein MPLLLLLLAVFIAGCDSIEKIFLEEDLLQRPPSKRCAECHQNIYNQWLTSRHSKAWTSSHYAEATDNYTKTKCLSCHAPLEIHPEKKPQLRDKLREEGVNCFSCHYKEETNSIHGPYDVFSPPHYSTYDPVYITSKICSSCHQKTYKQWQQTVSKRNCQECHMPAKKGRLIQKFPFTYLHSKKDIHSHKFPASIASEKDFQIKISINDDILTLSIKNTGIPHSVPTADNGKPKLYIYLTGFKNGNEIFNQMQIINSKDPLKFGKWKELDFFIDLKPDKVVVTILRKLSWKNKKEKVLQKEFQF; encoded by the coding sequence ATGCCTTTACTCCTGCTACTATTAGCGGTTTTTATAGCAGGTTGCGACAGTATAGAAAAAATATTCTTAGAGGAGGACTTGCTTCAACGTCCTCCTTCCAAAAGATGTGCAGAATGTCATCAAAACATATATAACCAGTGGCTTACTTCCAGACATTCAAAGGCATGGACTTCTTCCCATTACGCAGAGGCAACTGATAATTATACAAAAACAAAATGTCTTTCCTGCCACGCACCCCTTGAGATACATCCTGAAAAAAAACCACAGCTGAGGGATAAACTCAGAGAAGAAGGGGTTAATTGCTTTTCCTGCCATTACAAAGAAGAAACAAACTCAATACACGGCCCTTATGATGTATTTTCTCCACCCCACTACTCAACTTACGACCCTGTTTATATAACATCAAAGATTTGTTCTTCCTGCCATCAAAAAACTTATAAGCAATGGCAACAGACAGTCTCAAAAAGAAATTGTCAGGAATGCCATATGCCAGCCAAAAAAGGTAGGCTTATACAAAAATTTCCCTTTACATATCTGCATTCTAAAAAAGATATCCATTCCCATAAATTTCCTGCTTCTATAGCCTCTGAAAAAGACTTTCAGATTAAAATTTCCATTAATGATGATATTCTTACCCTTAGCATAAAAAACACAGGAATACCCCATTCAGTTCCCACTGCAGATAACGGAAAACCTAAGCTTTATATATATTTGACAGGATTTAAAAATGGAAATGAAATTTTTAATCAGATGCAGATAATAAATTCAAAAGACCCTCTAAAATTTGGAAAATGGAAAGAACTGGATTTCTTTATTGATTTAAAACCTGATAAGGTAGTAGTCACTATTTTAAGAAAGCTTTCATGGAAGAATAAAAAGGAAAAAGTTCTTCAAAAAGAGTTTCAATTCTGA
- a CDS encoding ParB/RepB/Spo0J family partition protein, translated as MDLGIFEDVLDTPKTQKAKKAIQTIQEVKPQEIEISKIKNPRFHDRSYVSPERIVALAENIKAYGLAQPIVVRKLEDGSYERIIGYIRIKAYEYLKKDKIPAIVLDVDEETALALMISENAQREDLNDYDKLMSHLEYLSFILGKDKEEVIKVARKVFNYISGNVKQLTPEERKEGQIIEKTLQKLSGTNLRTFIERLKILNVAPQIKEAIRKYGWSYSLAIEVNKLRHIPEKMEQLIQEIIDKGLTKKEVQQRVKEILGEEAEKRVKNPFKETFKELNKRVSELYRKLPEKEKTKVEKAINKKLSEIYKLLEKYE; from the coding sequence ATGGATTTAGGAATTTTTGAAGATGTTCTTGACACACCAAAAACACAAAAAGCAAAAAAGGCAATACAAACAATACAGGAAGTAAAGCCACAGGAAATAGAGATATCAAAAATAAAAAATCCCCGCTTCCATGACAGAAGTTATGTAAGCCCTGAGAGAATTGTAGCTCTGGCAGAAAATATTAAAGCCTATGGCCTTGCCCAGCCTATAGTGGTTAGAAAGCTTGAAGATGGCAGTTATGAAAGAATAATCGGATATATTCGTATTAAAGCCTACGAGTATCTAAAAAAGGATAAAATTCCTGCAATTGTCCTTGATGTTGATGAAGAAACAGCATTAGCCCTTATGATTTCTGAAAATGCCCAGAGGGAAGACCTGAATGATTATGATAAACTTATGTCCCATCTGGAGTATTTATCATTTATACTGGGCAAAGATAAAGAAGAAGTAATTAAAGTAGCAAGAAAGGTATTTAATTATATTTCTGGAAATGTGAAACAGCTTACTCCAGAAGAGAGAAAAGAGGGACAAATCATAGAAAAAACCCTTCAAAAACTATCAGGCACAAACCTAAGAACATTCATAGAAAGACTAAAAATCCTGAATGTTGCACCTCAGATTAAAGAAGCCATCAGAAAATATGGCTGGTCTTATAGTCTTGCAATAGAGGTTAATAAACTCAGACATATACCTGAAAAAATGGAACAGCTTATACAGGAAATAATAGATAAAGGTCTTACCAAAAAAGAAGTTCAGCAAAGGGTAAAAGAAATCTTAGGAGAAGAAGCAGAAAAAAGAGTTAAAAACCCATTCAAAGAAACTTTCAAAGAGCTAAACAAAAGAGTATCAGAGCTATACAGAAAGTTGCCTGAAAAAGAAAAAACAAAAGTAGAAAAAGCAATAAACAAAAAACTCAGTGAAATCTACAAACTTCTTGAAAAATATGAATAA
- a CDS encoding rubredoxin, whose protein sequence is MGRFRCKVCGYIYDPEKGDEKRAISPGIRFEELSDKWRCPVCEYPKSHFYRID, encoded by the coding sequence ATAGGCAGGTTTAGATGTAAAGTCTGCGGGTATATATATGACCCTGAAAAGGGAGATGAAAAAAGGGCTATTTCTCCAGGGATAAGATTTGAGGAACTTTCTGATAAATGGAGATGTCCCGTTTGTGAATATCCAAAATCCCATTTTTACAGGATTGACTGA
- a CDS encoding cytochrome c: MRALAGILSLLLLTSAFAKNVKLKDPPEELSKYYPPKSEKYEFLNLMHQLSTSMTGIVVNLKGEDWKNAQLWAEKLQENYLKIGQMVKKWDRNLKKTNAQKLVEAVKNKDKATAMENLKAIGRTCVQCHRAYQASVKVKYHTPDFEKINVEDPVSGEKLDYGKYMKNMTNDMKLLKIYLTEGKNKEAKKAGLSFTKRLKGLSQSCSECHTQEEGSEKIYFGERAQKHINALQEAIKKSDKEAISQHIRWISQNNCAKCHNVHQTLYLIKEKFGD; this comes from the coding sequence ATGAGAGCTTTAGCAGGGATATTAAGTTTATTACTGCTCACATCTGCCTTTGCAAAAAATGTAAAACTGAAAGACCCCCCTGAAGAGTTATCAAAATACTATCCTCCAAAATCTGAAAAATATGAATTTCTAAACCTTATGCATCAGCTTTCCACCTCAATGACAGGTATTGTTGTAAATCTGAAAGGAGAGGACTGGAAAAATGCACAGCTATGGGCTGAAAAATTACAGGAAAACTATCTAAAAATCGGTCAGATGGTCAAAAAATGGGATAGAAACCTTAAAAAGACCAATGCACAAAAACTTGTAGAAGCTGTTAAAAACAAAGACAAAGCCACAGCCATGGAAAACCTGAAAGCTATAGGAAGAACCTGTGTCCAGTGTCATAGAGCTTATCAGGCTTCTGTAAAGGTTAAATACCATACACCTGATTTTGAGAAGATAAATGTTGAAGACCCAGTATCAGGTGAAAAATTAGACTATGGCAAATATATGAAAAATATGACAAACGATATGAAATTACTGAAAATTTACCTTACAGAAGGTAAAAATAAAGAAGCCAAGAAAGCCGGACTTTCATTCACAAAAAGACTTAAAGGATTATCCCAATCCTGCAGTGAATGTCATACACAGGAAGAAGGTTCAGAAAAAATATATTTTGGAGAAAGAGCCCAGAAGCATATAAATGCCCTTCAAGAAGCAATCAAAAAATCAGACAAAGAAGCTATCTCACAACATATAAGATGGATTTCCCAGAACAATTGTGCAAAATGCCATAATGTTCACCAGACACTTTATTTGATAAAGGAAAAATTTGGTGATTAA
- a CDS encoding class I SAM-dependent methyltransferase, translating to MDIGKRFDAVANRYDTPEKYKRSQDFLKAILENLPDTKNFKVMDIGAGTGILDIMLAPYVKEIVAFDLSEGMLNVFKEKIEKNNINNIRIYKHDILSEGFPEKDFDLIITSMTFHHLDDPVEALRKLKEYLKTGGYIAVIDLYKEDGTFHSDNTDVKHFGFDENEIENWLKETGLEKVKYQIVHTITKEREGQKRDYPVFMIMAIKR from the coding sequence ATGGATATAGGAAAACGATTTGATGCAGTTGCAAACAGATACGACACACCGGAAAAATACAAAAGGTCTCAAGATTTCCTGAAAGCTATTTTAGAAAACCTTCCTGATACTAAGAATTTCAAAGTTATGGATATAGGAGCAGGCACAGGTATTCTGGATATAATGCTTGCACCCTATGTGAAAGAGATTGTGGCTTTTGACCTTTCGGAAGGAATGCTTAATGTTTTCAAAGAAAAAATTGAGAAAAATAACATAAACAACATAAGAATTTATAAACACGACATATTGTCAGAAGGCTTTCCTGAAAAGGATTTTGACCTGATTATTACCTCAATGACATTTCACCATCTTGATGACCCTGTTGAAGCCCTTAGAAAGCTAAAGGAATATCTCAAAACAGGTGGTTATATAGCTGTAATAGACCTTTACAAAGAAGATGGCACATTTCACTCAGATAACACTGATGTAAAGCATTTTGGCTTTGATGAAAATGAGATTGAAAACTGGCTAAAAGAAACCGGTCTGGAAAAAGTCAAATACCAGATAGTCCACACCATAACCAAAGAAAGAGAAGGGCAAAAAAGAGATTATCCTGTTTTTATGATTATGGCCATAAAAAGATAA
- a CDS encoding DUF4013 domain-containing protein, giving the protein MSLKKEEVEKELFIHFSKKELENCKIEVCDVNQVDKCIEKLTKNCCYISDDKVYALYFIYLKDNEDVLDINLIFEKKEKISNNLRKTVEKIQSKDLVRTDICIELIIFTNLNLAGKIFNKVNIFRKRTFSDSIEDKIIIYLTKPVKFFIQHIAAILSILFLLYSAFTISYLIKIGLPLDLLSSDTIKSLIETVIFLIVSALIYIFIFPAPFILLIAFFLSIVIYYLSFGSVFSFRAKRDILDSIILFGKFYLAITVIFAVLILIVEPTTFIAKTIGFKNFGKTFKKLDTNIVKIAIFEYTYDSSSDLRFVKINNSIEVLQLGTKNNLIYYYRVEDIKNILQNTLENDPNSKKCYCEKLSAIENSKNAFEDKNYKWFYILFYLPTECDIYPYEKVLKGKINTKVILNTKVDNIEDIDKSNYIKSLKNFCGEEENNGRE; this is encoded by the coding sequence ATGAGTCTTAAAAAAGAAGAAGTTGAAAAAGAACTTTTTATTCATTTTTCTAAAAAAGAACTTGAAAATTGTAAGATTGAAGTATGTGATGTAAATCAAGTTGACAAATGCATTGAAAAATTAACTAAAAATTGTTGCTATATTTCAGATGATAAAGTATATGCACTTTACTTTATATATTTAAAAGATAATGAGGATGTTTTAGATATAAACTTAATTTTTGAGAAAAAAGAAAAAATATCAAACAACCTGAGGAAAACAGTAGAGAAAATTCAAAGTAAAGATTTAGTTAGAACAGATATATGTATAGAACTTATTATATTCACCAATCTCAATCTGGCAGGTAAAATTTTCAATAAAGTTAATATTTTTAGAAAAAGAACTTTTAGCGATTCAATCGAAGACAAGATCATCATATACTTAACAAAACCTGTTAAATTCTTTATACAACATATAGCGGCAATATTAAGTATACTATTCTTACTTTATTCTGCGTTTACTATATCATATTTGATAAAAATTGGTTTACCATTAGATCTTTTAAGTTCAGATACAATAAAAAGTTTAATTGAGACGGTTATCTTTTTAATTGTTTCGGCATTGATTTATATTTTTATTTTTCCAGCACCATTTATCCTTTTAATAGCATTTTTTCTATCCATAGTTATTTATTATTTAAGCTTCGGTAGTGTATTTTCTTTTCGTGCAAAAAGAGATATTTTAGATAGTATTATTTTATTTGGAAAATTTTATTTGGCAATAACGGTAATATTTGCAGTTTTAATTTTGATAGTAGAACCAACAACTTTTATAGCAAAAACTATTGGTTTTAAAAATTTTGGGAAAACTTTTAAAAAATTGGATACTAATATAGTCAAAATAGCTATATTTGAATATACATATGATTCTTCTTCTGATTTGCGATTTGTAAAAATCAATAATTCTATTGAAGTTTTACAACTTGGAACTAAAAATAATTTAATTTATTATTATAGAGTAGAGGACATAAAGAATATATTACAGAACACTCTTGAAAATGATCCTAATTCAAAAAAATGTTATTGTGAAAAACTTAGTGCAATTGAAAATTCCAAAAACGCTTTTGAAGACAAAAATTATAAATGGTTTTATATTCTATTCTATCTACCAACTGAATGTGATATATATCCGTATGAGAAAGTTTTAAAAGGAAAAATAAATACAAAAGTTATACTTAACACAAAAGTTGATAATATTGAAGATATAGATAAAAGTAATTATATAAAAAGTCTCAAAAATTTTTGCGGAGAGGAAGAAAATAATGGAAGAGAATAA